In one window of Corynebacterium mycetoides DNA:
- the tgt gene encoding tRNA guanosine(34) transglycosylase Tgt — translation MHDLSFEVGAQLDDAPGKHGRTGTIHTPHGDIATPAFIPVATKATVKTLTPEQIRRVGAQAILSNAYHLYLQPGPDIVDEAGGVAAFENWHGPTYTDSGGFQVMSLGVGYKKVLAMDTLHHNRNDIRAGEKERLAKVDEDGVDFKSFIDGSAHRFTPEVSMQIQHQLGADIIFAFDELTTLADTRAYQEHSVERTRRWAQRCLDEHDRLTRERAGKPKQSLWGVVQGAQYEDLRRHATRGLLDLDARARAEGRRGFGGFGIGGALEKEHLGTIVGWVTDELPADKPRHLLGISEPDDIFAAVEAGADTFDCVAPTRLGRRGGVYTLDGRLNLTGARFKRDFTGIDEEFGGYVSENYSRAYIHHLLKAKEFLAGTLCTMHNLEFMIRLVDNIRAAIQDGTYPEFKAEFLGRYYAPAASPTQ, via the coding sequence ATGCATGATCTGAGTTTCGAGGTGGGCGCGCAGCTTGACGACGCCCCCGGCAAGCACGGCCGCACCGGCACCATCCACACCCCCCACGGCGACATCGCCACGCCTGCGTTCATCCCGGTGGCCACCAAGGCGACGGTGAAGACGCTGACCCCGGAGCAGATTCGCCGGGTCGGCGCCCAGGCGATCTTGTCCAACGCCTACCACCTCTACCTGCAGCCCGGCCCCGACATCGTCGACGAAGCCGGGGGAGTGGCCGCGTTCGAGAACTGGCACGGCCCGACGTACACCGACTCGGGCGGCTTCCAGGTGATGAGCCTGGGCGTGGGGTACAAGAAGGTACTGGCGATGGACACCCTCCACCACAACCGCAATGACATCCGCGCGGGTGAGAAGGAGCGCCTTGCCAAGGTGGACGAGGACGGCGTGGACTTCAAGAGCTTCATCGACGGCTCGGCGCACCGGTTCACCCCGGAGGTGTCGATGCAGATCCAGCACCAGCTGGGCGCGGACATCATCTTCGCCTTCGACGAGCTGACCACCCTGGCGGACACCCGCGCCTACCAGGAACACTCCGTGGAGCGCACCCGCCGCTGGGCGCAGCGCTGCCTCGACGAGCACGACCGGCTCACCCGGGAGAGGGCGGGCAAGCCGAAGCAGTCGCTGTGGGGCGTGGTGCAGGGCGCCCAGTACGAGGACCTGCGTCGCCACGCCACCCGCGGGCTGCTCGACCTCGACGCCCGGGCGCGCGCCGAGGGGCGGCGCGGCTTCGGCGGCTTCGGCATCGGCGGCGCGCTGGAGAAGGAACACCTGGGCACGATCGTCGGCTGGGTCACCGACGAGCTGCCGGCGGACAAGCCGCGCCACTTGCTCGGCATCTCGGAGCCGGACGACATTTTCGCCGCCGTGGAGGCGGGCGCGGACACCTTCGACTGTGTGGCCCCCACCCGCCTGGGCAGGCGGGGCGGGGTGTACACCTTGGACGGGCGGCTCAACCTCACCGGCGCGCGCTTCAAGCGCGACTTCACGGGCATTGACGAGGAGTTCGGCGGCTACGTCTCCGAGAACTACTCGCGTGCGTACATCCACCACCTGCTCAAGGCGAAGGAGTTCCTCGCCGGCACGCTGTGCACGATGCACAACCTGGAGTTCATGATCCGGCTCGTGGATAACATCCGCGCCGCCATCCAGGACGGGACCTACCCGGAGTTCAAGGCCGAGTTTCTGGGACGGTATTACGCTCCAGCCGCTTCACCCACGCAATGA
- a CDS encoding queuosine precursor transporter, which translates to MNHPTTRSPYPILVAVFCAVFIISNITAQKGVQLGPLITDGAFFLFPISYIIGDVIAEVYGFKAARRTVFIGFGVTLLAVASFSIAIALPPAPFYEAQETFASILGTLPRILIAGLAGYVVGQLLNAWVLQKMKDRFGPSHLWARLIGSTIVGEFFDTLIFCAIAAGVIGIETPGQFINYVVVGFAWKTLMEAVLVPVTYQVIAWVKRLERNTVPETRP; encoded by the coding sequence GTGAATCATCCCACTACCCGCTCCCCGTACCCCATTCTTGTCGCCGTGTTTTGCGCGGTGTTCATCATCTCGAACATCACCGCGCAAAAGGGCGTGCAGCTCGGGCCTCTGATCACCGATGGAGCCTTCTTCCTCTTTCCGATCTCCTACATCATCGGCGACGTCATCGCAGAAGTCTACGGCTTCAAGGCGGCGCGTCGCACCGTCTTCATCGGGTTTGGTGTCACCCTGCTAGCGGTGGCATCATTCAGCATCGCCATCGCCCTTCCTCCCGCGCCCTTCTACGAGGCGCAGGAGACCTTCGCCTCGATTTTGGGCACGCTGCCCCGGATCCTCATCGCCGGGCTGGCGGGCTACGTTGTCGGCCAGCTGCTCAACGCGTGGGTGCTGCAGAAGATGAAAGACCGCTTCGGGCCCAGCCACCTGTGGGCGCGCCTCATCGGCTCCACGATCGTCGGCGAGTTCTTCGACACCCTCATTTTCTGCGCGATCGCCGCCGGCGTTATCGGCATTGAGACACCGGGGCAGTTCATCAACTACGTCGTCGTCGGCTTCGCGTGGAAGACGCTCATGGAGGCTGTGCTCGTGCCCGTCACCTACCAGGTCATTGCGTGGGTGAAGCGGCTGGAGCGTAATACCGTCCCAGAAACTCGGCCTTGA
- the gluQRS gene encoding tRNA glutamyl-Q(34) synthetase GluQRS, giving the protein MTAGRYAPSPSGDLHFGNLRTAVLAWLFARQSGRAFYLRVEDIDSERSSPESARRQIEDLQAIGLDFDPPVIYQSQRSELYEAALSRLPVYECYCTRRDIREASGAPHVMPGMYPGTCRDLSEDERAYRRSQLRAENRLPSLRLRASVREWTVRDLYRGEYTGAVDDVVLRRGGNVNQAQAGDWAYNLAVVVDDGEQGVDQVVRGDDLLDSSFTQAYLAHLLGFREPEYVHVPLVVNREGRRLAKRDGAVTLREMGPVDDVVARISESVGCAGVSSTSVLLEAFDPAALPRDPWVWC; this is encoded by the coding sequence ATGACGGCCGGACGCTATGCACCCTCCCCGAGCGGGGATTTGCATTTCGGCAACCTGCGCACCGCGGTGCTGGCGTGGTTGTTCGCGCGGCAAAGCGGCCGCGCCTTTTATTTGCGTGTCGAGGATATTGACTCGGAGCGGTCTTCCCCGGAGTCCGCGCGCCGGCAAATCGAGGATCTGCAGGCGATCGGCCTGGATTTCGACCCGCCGGTTATCTACCAGTCGCAGCGCTCGGAGTTGTACGAGGCCGCGCTGTCTCGCCTGCCTGTCTACGAGTGCTACTGCACCCGCCGCGACATCCGCGAGGCGTCCGGCGCGCCCCACGTGATGCCCGGCATGTACCCGGGCACGTGCCGCGACCTCAGCGAGGATGAGCGCGCTTATCGACGCTCCCAGCTACGCGCCGAAAACCGCCTCCCGTCTCTGCGCCTGCGCGCGTCGGTAAGAGAATGGACAGTGCGGGATCTCTACCGCGGAGAGTACACCGGCGCCGTCGACGACGTCGTGTTGCGGCGCGGTGGCAACGTCAACCAGGCCCAAGCCGGCGACTGGGCGTACAACTTGGCCGTGGTCGTCGACGACGGCGAGCAGGGCGTCGACCAGGTCGTGCGCGGCGACGACCTGCTGGACTCCTCGTTCACCCAGGCGTACCTCGCGCACCTACTGGGCTTCCGTGAGCCCGAGTACGTGCACGTGCCGCTGGTGGTCAACCGGGAGGGGCGGCGCCTGGCCAAGCGCGACGGGGCGGTCACCCTGCGCGAGATGGGCCCGGTGGACGACGTCGTGGCCCGCATTTCGGAGTCCGTGGGGTGCGCGGGCGTCTCCTCGACGTCCGTGTTGCTTGAGGCCTTCGACCCGGCGGCGCTGCCGCGCGACCCGTGGGTGTGGTGCTAG
- a CDS encoding esterase/lipase family protein: protein MSCVPAPEHPNPVVLIHGTYANASMFTQMASHLRGQGYCIYAVNYGREPLSPYGTADLMESSQEVAAFIDSVLEETGAEKVDLVAHSQGALHAKNYVSRFGNADEVGRVVTLGGNLHGTTLNGTAVFSLLWSTLLPTFTSLVSSPAAIQQVAGSPTMVEANSYPDTAAGVTYTSLVSSLDTVVTPNSASFFEAVPGANVANLDAQAACSPAIPITHPYMPTHRTMIALTQWGLERPLDEVVPGPEDCRA, encoded by the coding sequence CTGTCCTGCGTTCCGGCGCCTGAGCATCCCAACCCCGTCGTACTGATCCACGGCACCTACGCCAACGCATCGATGTTCACTCAAATGGCCTCTCACCTGCGCGGTCAGGGCTACTGCATCTACGCCGTCAACTACGGCCGGGAGCCGCTGAGCCCCTACGGCACCGCCGACCTGATGGAGAGCTCGCAAGAAGTGGCCGCCTTTATCGACAGCGTCCTCGAGGAGACCGGCGCGGAAAAGGTGGACCTTGTGGCCCACTCCCAGGGCGCGCTGCATGCGAAGAACTACGTCTCCCGCTTCGGCAACGCGGACGAGGTCGGCCGCGTCGTCACCCTGGGCGGGAACCTGCACGGCACCACCCTCAACGGCACGGCCGTATTCTCGCTGTTGTGGTCCACCCTCCTGCCCACGTTCACCTCGCTCGTGAGCTCCCCTGCGGCAATCCAGCAGGTCGCCGGGTCTCCCACGATGGTGGAGGCCAACTCCTACCCCGATACCGCCGCGGGCGTGACGTACACGTCGCTGGTGTCCAGCTTGGACACGGTGGTCACCCCCAACTCCGCGTCCTTCTTCGAGGCGGTTCCCGGCGCGAACGTGGCGAACCTCGACGCGCAGGCCGCCTGCTCCCCCGCCATCCCGATCACCCACCCGTACATGCCGACGCACCGAACGATGATCGCGCTGACCCAATGGGGGCTCGAGCGCCCGTTGGACGAAGTGGTGCCCGGCCCGGAGGACTGCCGGGCGTAG